The following proteins are encoded in a genomic region of Methylococcales bacterium:
- a CDS encoding branched-chain amino acid transaminase has translation MQTMNDRDGLIWMDGEWVEWREAKVHVLTHTLHYGAGVFEGLRAYHAEEGTAIFKLKEHTDRLYRSAHILNMKIPFTKEVVNEAQRLAIGKNNLDSAYIRTMCFYGSEGMGLRADNLKVHIMVAAWEWGAYLGDESMEKGIRIRTSSYTRNHVNSTMCKAKANGNYINSILALQEALSAGYDEALLLDHEGYVAEGSGENLFIIRNGKLYTPETTSALEGITRDTIMTVAREEGLEIVEKRITRDEVYVADEAFFTGSAAEVTPIREYDDRLIGSGTRGEITEKLQSLYFDYVHGRRGTHPEWLTYTA, from the coding sequence ATGCAAACAATGAATGATAGAGATGGACTCATTTGGATGGATGGCGAGTGGGTAGAGTGGCGTGAGGCGAAAGTTCACGTTTTAACCCACACGTTACATTATGGCGCGGGTGTGTTTGAAGGTCTACGTGCTTATCATGCTGAAGAAGGGACGGCTATTTTTAAATTAAAAGAACACACGGATCGTCTCTACCGTTCCGCGCATATTTTAAACATGAAAATTCCTTTTACCAAAGAGGTCGTAAATGAAGCCCAGCGTCTGGCTATTGGTAAAAATAATCTGGATAGTGCCTATATTAGAACAATGTGCTTTTATGGCTCAGAAGGAATGGGCTTACGCGCGGATAATTTAAAAGTCCATATCATGGTAGCTGCATGGGAATGGGGGGCTTATTTAGGGGATGAAAGCATGGAAAAAGGCATTCGTATTAGAACCTCTTCTTATACTCGCAACCATGTTAACAGTACCATGTGTAAAGCCAAGGCAAATGGTAATTATATTAATTCTATTTTAGCCTTACAAGAAGCGTTATCCGCAGGCTATGATGAGGCTTTATTATTGGATCATGAAGGTTATGTTGCTGAAGGCAGTGGTGAAAACTTATTTATTATTCGTAATGGTAAACTTTATACCCCTGAAACGACCTCCGCTTTAGAAGGCATTACCCGTGATACGATTATGACGGTTGCGCGAGAGGAAGGCTTGGAGATTGTCGAAAAGCGAATCACACGTGATGAGGTTTATGTAGCTGATGAAGCTTTTTTTACAGGTTCAGCCGCAGAAGTCACGCCTATTCGGGAATATGATGATCGGCTTATTGGCTCTGGAACGCGGGGTGAAATTACTGA
- a CDS encoding aspartate 1-decarboxylase — protein sequence MQATMLKAKLHRATVTHSELGYEGSCAIDSTILDRSGIKEYEQIQIYNINNGERFTTYAIRAEADSKIFSINGAAARRACPGDLIIVCAFASYNEKELEAYKPTLVYFDEQNNISHASHVIPVQAA from the coding sequence ATGCAAGCCACAATGCTTAAAGCAAAATTGCACCGGGCGACGGTTACACACTCTGAATTGGGCTATGAAGGCTCTTGTGCTATTGATTCCACTATTTTAGACCGTTCGGGAATCAAAGAATACGAGCAAATTCAAATTTATAACATTAATAATGGCGAACGTTTTACCACCTATGCGATTCGTGCAGAAGCGGACTCTAAAATTTTTTCAATTAATGGGGCGGCGGCTCGTCGTGCCTGTCCAGGTGATTTGATTATCGTTTGTGCGTTTGCAAGCTATAATGAAAAAGAACTTGAAGCCTATAAACCCACGTTAGTTTATTTTGATGAACAAAATAATATCAGTCATGCCAGTCATGTAATTCCTGTACAAGCAGCCTAA
- a CDS encoding YhdP family protein, whose product MISKLTRLTRYLTLLSLIFIAFVLTVIRLFVFCIDVYKHELELKLSELVDAPVSIKHLSAKMYRLHPEIILNDIFLSTPENKQAISLKELHIGVDLVEWVLTGQLLAATQVSLIGAKLSVIRQHDGSFSLLGLKAGEGQPLWLLQGKQYQLLQSEITWLDKKRHGKKVTFKHVDLIIKNEGAQRRHQIHFLSQLPSVYGKKLRASVEIQGNLFEPDNLSGRLFIEGDNIQFSKLLTGELPLKLTLNRGQGDFKLWGKIQHSELNALTGYIDAKKVSFQRQDKKKIKFSRVKTRFNWANQMDHWRLAVENLQTTQKKGIRSTFSLGANHKQQVAATITKIDLQLLSRLSQFFMPLITDKPIFKKRLLLSGVLSKGRLFADLKQQRYALNADFKQLAIQGMTGMPNLSNLSGSIQGSDEGGKLTFTSQNVKVRSKKLVRKPLKIKQLTGIVHWQQFCDHWRLNTPLLRLKTPHLRTESQFTLTIPKTKQANFIDLHTAFYDIKDVSQLKHYFPVGKMSKETLAWLDRAFVSGAIKQGGILFHGHLDAFPFKKHEGVFQVLFKTHQLELAYAEKWPNLKAINAEVMFLNEGLEVTINHAQSRNVTVNKTVAKIPSLKDSAYLSVDLTAKSRTLEALNWLQKTPLKLPIDEILEQLTIKGNSDIGVHLKIPLMDQGGDQLKGQVKFSQSSLIVRAIDLPLTHFKGTINFDEKHFYSNDLQAVAIESPIKIKIKDTPQAVKLNINGEVGVKALQRQFKLADLKFAEGKATYQLELSLPAAKNRNTKLHLRSNLKGIALTLPDRLAKKAHQKRPLAIDLFLKPDPLLRVNLRYQSDLHIKLEIDKQRKKLHSADILWGEGSLFYPKQRGLTIKINQATFSPLAWLPLINTDTPKKKDKPTLLTRIEINTPALNWNNKNLGAFTFNLARDDINWKGRINSAFATGKIKFPITTDQANYQLDMETINLDELTKLALNDDTKPINKQGKLPLISIRSQQLIWRKQNLGKFSLSSQADQHGVFFDAINIWNDQDTLSLTGHWYKENGQLLSDFKGQLKSKKFGALLKKLDFSHEVKETVATLTFDFNWQAAPYQFSFADLNGGLKLELNEGRLSSIEPGFGRLLGVLAMEQWIKRLQLNFSDVYQEGLTFNTITGRYTVENGIAYSNELIVDAIPAKIILKGSINLGKQELDKEISVIPKSSAALPIAGTIVGSIATMIAQTITGEYTEGFYLRTNYHLYGKWNNLEVKPLHEQDGLLLKIGRGLTDFSWISD is encoded by the coding sequence GTGATTTCTAAATTAACTCGCCTTACGCGTTATCTTACCCTTCTTAGTCTTATTTTTATTGCCTTCGTCTTAACGGTAATACGTCTTTTTGTGTTTTGTATCGACGTTTATAAACATGAATTAGAACTGAAACTCTCCGAACTTGTTGATGCCCCTGTCAGTATTAAACATTTATCAGCAAAAATGTACCGCCTCCATCCTGAAATTATTTTAAACGATATTTTTTTATCCACGCCTGAAAATAAACAAGCGATCAGTCTTAAAGAATTACACATTGGGGTTGATTTAGTGGAGTGGGTGTTAACGGGCCAGCTACTTGCCGCGACCCAAGTAAGTTTAATCGGGGCAAAATTATCAGTAATTCGACAACACGATGGGAGCTTCAGTCTTCTGGGATTAAAAGCAGGTGAAGGGCAACCTCTGTGGCTTTTACAGGGGAAACAATATCAATTATTGCAAAGTGAAATCACTTGGCTAGATAAAAAAAGACACGGTAAAAAAGTGACGTTTAAACACGTTGATCTGATTATTAAAAATGAGGGGGCTCAACGCCGCCATCAAATTCATTTTTTAAGTCAATTACCCTCTGTTTATGGGAAGAAATTACGCGCTTCCGTTGAAATACAAGGGAATCTCTTCGAGCCTGATAATCTAAGTGGGCGACTCTTTATTGAAGGCGATAACATTCAGTTTTCAAAATTACTCACAGGGGAACTCCCCTTAAAATTAACCCTTAATCGGGGGCAAGGTGATTTTAAACTATGGGGAAAAATTCAACATTCTGAACTGAATGCGTTAACGGGTTATATTGATGCTAAAAAAGTAAGTTTTCAGCGTCAGGATAAGAAAAAAATTAAGTTTAGTCGAGTCAAGACTCGGTTTAATTGGGCTAATCAAATGGATCATTGGCGGCTCGCGGTAGAAAATTTACAAACCACTCAAAAAAAGGGAATACGATCAACCTTTTCATTAGGAGCTAATCATAAACAACAAGTAGCCGCGACAATAACGAAAATAGATTTACAGTTATTAAGTCGTTTAAGTCAATTTTTTATGCCGTTAATAACCGATAAACCCATCTTTAAAAAGAGGCTTTTATTAAGCGGAGTTTTATCAAAAGGACGGTTATTTGCGGATTTAAAACAACAACGCTATGCTTTAAACGCAGACTTTAAACAGCTTGCAATTCAAGGCATGACAGGGATGCCTAATCTATCCAATTTATCAGGTTCAATTCAAGGCAGTGACGAGGGCGGTAAACTCACATTTACCAGTCAGAATGTAAAAGTACGGTCTAAAAAATTAGTACGGAAGCCCTTAAAAATAAAGCAATTAACAGGGATTGTTCATTGGCAACAATTCTGTGATCATTGGAGACTAAACACCCCCTTATTACGCCTAAAAACCCCTCATTTACGCACTGAAAGTCAATTTACCCTGACGATTCCAAAAACAAAACAAGCTAACTTTATTGATTTACACACCGCTTTTTATGATATTAAGGATGTCAGTCAGTTAAAACATTATTTTCCTGTCGGTAAAATGAGTAAAGAAACCCTCGCTTGGTTAGATCGTGCCTTTGTTAGTGGTGCCATAAAACAGGGGGGGATCTTATTTCACGGGCATTTAGATGCGTTTCCTTTCAAGAAGCATGAGGGGGTATTTCAAGTTTTATTTAAGACCCATCAGCTTGAGCTGGCCTATGCTGAAAAATGGCCTAATCTAAAAGCGATTAATGCCGAGGTCATGTTTTTAAATGAGGGCTTAGAGGTCACGATTAATCATGCCCAATCGAGGAATGTGACGGTTAATAAGACCGTGGCGAAAATTCCTTCTTTGAAAGACAGTGCGTATTTATCGGTTGATTTAACGGCAAAATCACGTACCCTCGAGGCATTAAATTGGTTACAGAAAACCCCCTTAAAACTCCCGATTGATGAAATTTTAGAACAATTAACCATCAAAGGTAACAGTGACATTGGGGTTCATTTAAAAATTCCATTGATGGATCAAGGGGGGGATCAATTAAAAGGTCAGGTGAAATTTAGTCAAAGTTCATTGATAGTACGCGCGATTGATTTACCCCTGACTCACTTTAAAGGGACGATTAATTTTGATGAGAAACATTTTTACAGTAATGATCTGCAAGCCGTGGCGATAGAGTCACCGATTAAAATTAAAATTAAAGATACGCCCCAGGCCGTTAAACTTAATATTAACGGTGAAGTGGGGGTAAAAGCCTTACAACGACAATTTAAATTAGCCGATTTAAAATTTGCGGAAGGTAAAGCCACCTATCAATTAGAACTTAGCTTACCTGCTGCGAAAAACCGTAATACTAAATTACACTTACGCTCTAATTTAAAAGGGATCGCGTTAACATTACCCGATCGTCTTGCAAAAAAAGCACATCAAAAAAGACCGTTAGCCATTGATTTATTTTTAAAACCCGACCCTTTATTACGGGTGAATCTTCGTTATCAATCTGATTTACACATTAAACTTGAGATTGATAAACAGCGTAAAAAATTACATTCAGCCGATATTTTATGGGGTGAAGGCAGTCTGTTTTATCCTAAACAACGGGGTCTTACCATCAAAATAAATCAAGCAACGTTTTCGCCCTTAGCGTGGTTGCCGTTGATTAATACTGACACCCCGAAAAAAAAGGATAAACCCACCTTATTAACCCGTATTGAGATAAACACCCCTGCGCTGAATTGGAATAATAAAAATTTAGGCGCATTTACATTCAATTTAGCTCGCGATGATATTAACTGGAAAGGACGTATTAATAGCGCGTTTGCAACAGGAAAAATAAAATTTCCAATCACCACCGATCAGGCTAATTATCAGCTTGATATGGAAACGATTAATCTTGATGAATTAACAAAATTAGCTCTTAATGACGATACAAAGCCAATTAATAAACAGGGGAAACTTCCACTGATCTCTATTCGGAGCCAGCAATTAATTTGGCGAAAACAAAATTTAGGCAAGTTTTCACTCAGTAGTCAGGCCGATCAGCACGGGGTTTTTTTTGATGCCATTAATATTTGGAACGATCAAGATACACTGTCGCTAACGGGACATTGGTATAAAGAAAACGGTCAGTTACTGTCGGATTTTAAAGGGCAATTAAAATCAAAAAAATTTGGAGCATTATTAAAAAAACTAGATTTTAGCCATGAAGTAAAAGAAACCGTTGCCACCCTTACCTTTGATTTTAATTGGCAAGCCGCCCCTTATCAATTTTCGTTTGCAGACTTAAATGGGGGTCTGAAATTAGAGCTTAACGAAGGACGTCTTTCAAGTATTGAACCCGGTTTTGGACGGTTACTTGGGGTTTTAGCGATGGAGCAGTGGATTAAACGGTTACAATTAAATTTTAGTGATGTTTATCAAGAAGGTCTCACGTTTAATACCATTACAGGACGTTACACCGTGGAAAATGGCATTGCCTATAGTAATGAACTTATTGTTGATGCGATTCCTGCAAAGATTATTTTAAAAGGCTCTATTAATTTAGGGAAACAAGAACTGGATAAAGAAATTTCAGTGATTCCTAAAAGTTCTGCGGCACTGCCTATTGCTGGTACAATTGTGGGAAGTATTGCAACGATGATTGCTCAAACGATTACAGGTGAATACACGGAAGGTTTTTATTTACGGACCAACTATCATTTATATGGAAAATGGAATAATCTTGAGGTAAAACCGTTACATGAACAAGATGGGTTACTCCTTAAAATAGGACGAGGACTGACTGATTTTTCATGGATTTCAGACTAA
- the rng gene encoding ribonuclease G has translation MSEEILINVTPPETRVALIENGILQELVIERILQRGLVGNIYKGEVCRVLPGMQAAFIDIGLPKAAFLHLSDFKAKEKGCDNIERYLHDKQSVIVQVTKDPLGSKGARLTTEISIPSRFQVYMPYSKASGVSQRIECQNERARLKTCSTAFQKKNNCGGFIARTAAECIEEPILFADMTFLIKLWESIAAKVELALPKTLIYQDFPLSERILRDLYSESIERIRIDSRETFIRVTEFAKTFVPEIVPIIEHYSGECPVFDIYNVEGEIKKALDRKVPLKSGGYLVFDQTEAMTTIDVNTGAYVGGRNLEETIFKTNLEATQTLARQLRLRNLGGIIIIDFIDMQSSRHKDQVLEALERYLAKDHAKTHISTVSILGLVEMTRKRTRESLEHILCEPCSVCEGRGVLRTAESMCLEIFREIIREVRQYKVQKLLVLASHEVVEALLDEAADMLSELEVFLNVQIKFRAESEYNQEQYDVVLL, from the coding sequence ATGAGTGAAGAAATCTTAATTAATGTTACGCCACCGGAAACACGCGTCGCACTCATCGAAAATGGTATTTTGCAAGAACTCGTGATTGAGCGAATTCTACAACGGGGTTTAGTGGGTAATATTTATAAAGGCGAGGTGTGTCGGGTTTTACCAGGAATGCAAGCCGCTTTTATTGATATTGGATTACCGAAAGCGGCTTTTTTACATTTATCCGACTTCAAAGCCAAAGAAAAGGGCTGTGATAATATTGAACGCTATTTGCATGATAAGCAATCGGTTATTGTGCAAGTTACGAAAGATCCTTTAGGGTCTAAAGGGGCGCGTTTAACCACTGAAATCTCAATTCCGTCCCGCTTTCAAGTTTACATGCCTTATAGTAAAGCCTCTGGTGTTTCTCAACGCATTGAATGTCAAAATGAACGCGCCCGATTAAAAACGTGTAGCACGGCGTTTCAAAAGAAAAATAACTGTGGAGGCTTTATTGCCCGTACCGCAGCCGAATGTATTGAAGAGCCGATTTTATTTGCCGACATGACCTTTTTAATTAAATTATGGGAGTCTATCGCGGCAAAGGTTGAACTTGCGTTGCCTAAAACCCTTATTTATCAAGATTTCCCCTTAAGTGAACGTATTTTAAGGGATCTTTACAGTGAAAGTATTGAGCGTATTCGTATTGATTCGCGTGAAACATTTATACGGGTCACTGAATTTGCAAAAACCTTTGTTCCTGAAATTGTCCCCATTATTGAACATTATTCAGGCGAGTGTCCTGTGTTTGATATTTACAATGTCGAAGGGGAAATCAAAAAAGCCTTGGATCGAAAAGTTCCTTTAAAATCAGGGGGTTATTTAGTTTTCGATCAAACCGAAGCGATGACCACGATTGATGTTAATACGGGGGCCTATGTCGGTGGGCGGAACTTAGAAGAGACTATTTTTAAAACCAATCTTGAGGCAACACAGACCCTTGCACGACAGTTGAGACTTAGAAATCTGGGGGGTATTATTATTATTGATTTTATTGATATGCAAAGTAGCCGTCATAAAGATCAAGTATTAGAAGCCTTAGAACGCTATCTTGCAAAAGACCATGCAAAAACCCATATCTCCACCGTCTCTATTTTAGGTCTCGTCGAAATGACCCGTAAACGGACGCGAGAAAGTTTAGAGCATATTTTATGTGAACCTTGCTCGGTATGTGAAGGGCGTGGTGTCTTAAGAACAGCCGAATCCATGTGTCTTGAAATTTTTAGAGAAATTATTCGTGAAGTGCGACAATATAAGGTGCAAAAATTATTAGTTTTGGCCTCACATGAAGTCGTTGAAGCCCTCCTTGATGAGGCCGCTGATATGCTATCAGAATTAGAGGTTTTTCTAAATGTGCAAATTAAATTTCGTGCCGAATCGGAATATAATCAAGAGCAGTATGATGTGGTTTTATTGTAA
- the rlmH gene encoding 23S rRNA (pseudouridine(1915)-N(3))-methyltransferase RlmH: MQIQLISVGKKMPAWIEQGYDDYAKRLPKACELILREIPAGKRGKNSDTQRIIRDEGEKMLAAISPRSHLVTLDIPGKAWTTPALSVNLKSWLESGQNIALLVGGPEGLADAVKARAHQSWSLSNLTFPHPLVRVLVAEQIYRAWSLLNNHPYHR; encoded by the coding sequence ATGCAAATACAACTTATTTCCGTGGGAAAAAAAATGCCCGCTTGGATTGAACAAGGCTACGATGATTACGCTAAACGCTTGCCGAAGGCGTGTGAATTAATTTTAAGAGAAATTCCCGCAGGAAAACGAGGGAAAAATAGCGATACTCAGCGAATTATAAGAGATGAAGGCGAAAAAATGTTAGCGGCCATTTCACCGAGAAGTCATCTGGTGACCCTTGATATTCCTGGAAAAGCATGGACGACTCCAGCCCTGTCCGTTAACCTTAAAAGCTGGCTCGAAAGCGGACAAAACATTGCGTTATTAGTTGGTGGTCCTGAAGGCCTTGCTGATGCCGTAAAAGCACGCGCTCACCAATCGTGGAGCTTATCTAACTTAACGTTTCCTCATCCCCTTGTTCGCGTTTTAGTGGCTGAACAAATATACCGTGCGTGGAGTCTTCTTAACAACCACCCTTATCACCGCTAA
- a CDS encoding Maf family protein — protein MTQIILASNSPRRRELLTQLGVTYHVCRIDIDETPLKNESPLVYVQRVAAEKSAACVKLDNPILPVLAADTAVILNKKIMGKPENQAHAAEMLTQLSGTTHQVCSAISFRGTEHWQRLVITEVKFRSLQPSEMRNYWKTGEPCDKAGGYAIQGLGSIFIESIKGSFSAVMGLPLFETAELLSKQGIKIIHE, from the coding sequence ATGACACAGATTATTTTAGCGTCAAATTCACCGCGACGACGCGAATTATTGACTCAATTAGGGGTTACTTATCATGTTTGCCGGATTGATATTGATGAAACCCCCTTAAAAAATGAATCCCCTTTAGTGTATGTACAGCGGGTAGCCGCTGAAAAATCGGCCGCGTGTGTTAAGCTAGATAATCCCATCTTGCCTGTACTTGCGGCGGATACGGCGGTCATTTTAAATAAAAAAATCATGGGAAAGCCTGAAAATCAAGCCCATGCCGCCGAGATGCTAACGCAGTTATCGGGAACAACGCATCAGGTTTGTAGTGCGATTTCGTTTAGGGGGACTGAACATTGGCAGCGATTAGTCATCACTGAGGTTAAATTTAGATCGCTTCAGCCGTCTGAAATGCGGAACTACTGGAAAACAGGCGAACCCTGCGATAAAGCAGGTGGCTATGCTATTCAAGGTCTAGGAAGTATTTTCATCGAATCAATCAAAGGCAGTTTTTCAGCGGTGATGGGGTTACCCTTATTTGAAACCGCTGAACTTTTATCTAAACAGGGAATAAAAATTATCCATGAGTGA
- the panC gene encoding pantoate--beta-alanine ligase — protein MQTLNSIQSLRATIKKWTQQGMTLAFVPTMGNLHAGHLALIQAAKQKADKVIVSIFVNPTQFSEGEDFKSYPRTEQQDRTALISEGVDLLFLPTVEEIYYPDAQTSLHISTLADLHCGQQRKGHFSGVATIVCKLLNIVQPNLLFLGEKDFQQLAIIRLMIRDLNSPVVVESIKTMRETDGLAMSSRNGYLTSEQRQIAPKLYQALGYARDQIIQNELDFRTIERQQQQFLTSIGFEIDYFSICCANDLLSATNYEQALVILAAAKLGKPRLIDNVYLQK, from the coding sequence ATGCAAACGCTTAATTCAATTCAAAGCCTACGCGCGACGATAAAAAAATGGACTCAACAAGGAATGACGCTTGCTTTTGTGCCTACAATGGGGAATTTACATGCGGGACATTTAGCCTTAATACAGGCGGCTAAACAAAAAGCGGATAAAGTTATTGTGAGTATTTTTGTTAATCCGACTCAGTTTTCAGAAGGCGAAGATTTTAAGAGCTACCCACGAACAGAACAACAAGATAGGACGGCATTAATATCTGAAGGGGTTGATTTGTTGTTTTTACCGACTGTTGAGGAAATTTATTATCCCGATGCCCAAACAAGCCTTCATATTTCAACACTGGCTGATTTGCATTGTGGTCAACAACGGAAAGGGCATTTTTCAGGCGTTGCGACGATTGTGTGTAAATTATTAAATATCGTGCAACCCAATCTCCTTTTTTTAGGTGAAAAGGATTTTCAACAGCTCGCGATTATTCGACTGATGATTCGTGATTTAAATAGCCCAGTGGTCGTGGAAAGTATCAAAACTATGCGTGAAACAGATGGTTTGGCGATGAGTTCACGTAATGGCTATTTAACCTCAGAACAGCGTCAAATTGCGCCTAAGCTTTATCAAGCATTGGGTTACGCCCGTGACCAAATTATACAAAATGAGCTGGATTTTAGAACGATTGAAAGGCAACAACAACAGTTTTTAACGTCGATAGGTTTTGAAATTGATTATTTTTCAATTTGCTGTGCGAATGATTTATTATCTGCAACTAATTATGAGCAGGCACTGGTTATTTTAGCAGCAGCAAAATTAGGGAAACCTCGTTTGATTGATAATGTTTATTTGCAGAAATAA
- a CDS encoding mechanosensitive ion channel family protein, whose protein sequence is MTKPLIFLIMLILSVTVNAKPSDQDDVINKLSKLNSFNQSLLTLEDDEKIDRLLTEKNQLLSDLMFQLRSTLVEKLPGVIDKKRLNFLKTRISVNQEKNNTLAVQRDKLKQALYHVQQNTHESILYFIQAAHNYEQPETIVLYAKQALSDNTKERKLIELPDETESSIYHDVVKNYKQFHIFNDTYRDILSYAANNPEQISVKHWIKNFTLPSMIAYVNHFEFIKPYNHKLSAFKVDVGGVFLSIMIVLVVYLFHPFVFRCTSWFVETYLLEAGADHQELIYHEIRRPLRTLLIFFGLDLANYAFFYKTDYRLLLENVIFVVYAFIYSWFFFKLLDSIALLHIRKICRTNKELRKELFNLGVQVSKGLILVLIITVCLKHFGINITAIVSTLGIGGLAFALAAKDTLSNLFGGVTILFDNIFRMGDWVKIGDAEGTVAEIGLRSTTIRTFDNALITIPNASVSVSCVKNWNRRVVGRRIKMYIGLTYESDMKDIRQALEDIRTMLQHHSDIANPHSTIQGRKRRNFRFSSQADTQGIKNMQLVFMDRYNDFSIDILVYCFSKTVNWSEWLAVKEDVLFKIADILQKNNLEFAYPTEVRINRDGENLKDKTKEESFES, encoded by the coding sequence ATGACAAAGCCATTAATTTTTTTAATTATGCTCATTTTAAGTGTTACGGTTAATGCGAAACCCAGTGACCAAGATGACGTTATCAATAAGCTTTCCAAGCTCAATAGCTTTAACCAATCCTTGTTAACGCTGGAGGATGATGAAAAAATTGACCGTTTACTTACCGAAAAAAATCAGTTATTAAGTGATTTAATGTTTCAATTAAGATCAACGCTCGTTGAAAAATTACCGGGGGTTATTGATAAAAAACGATTAAATTTTTTAAAAACGCGTATTAGTGTCAATCAAGAAAAAAATAACACCTTGGCCGTACAACGAGATAAATTAAAACAGGCCTTGTATCATGTTCAACAAAATACTCATGAGTCGATTCTCTACTTCATTCAAGCGGCTCATAATTATGAACAACCTGAAACAATTGTTCTTTACGCAAAACAAGCGTTAAGTGATAACACGAAAGAGCGAAAGTTAATCGAACTTCCTGATGAAACCGAGTCGAGTATTTATCATGATGTGGTTAAAAACTACAAACAGTTTCATATTTTTAACGATACCTATCGTGATATTTTAAGCTATGCAGCTAATAATCCTGAACAAATATCCGTTAAACATTGGATAAAGAATTTTACGTTGCCATCAATGATTGCTTATGTGAATCATTTTGAATTTATTAAACCCTATAATCACAAATTATCCGCCTTTAAGGTTGATGTTGGGGGTGTTTTTCTATCCATTATGATTGTGTTAGTCGTTTATCTGTTTCACCCGTTTGTTTTTCGATGCACCAGTTGGTTTGTCGAGACCTATTTACTCGAAGCGGGAGCCGATCATCAAGAATTAATTTATCATGAAATTCGTCGTCCCTTACGAACGTTGTTAATCTTTTTTGGTCTTGATCTAGCGAATTATGCCTTTTTTTATAAAACCGATTATCGACTGTTACTTGAAAATGTTATTTTCGTTGTTTATGCGTTTATTTATAGCTGGTTTTTCTTTAAATTACTCGACAGCATTGCTTTATTACATATTCGTAAAATTTGTCGAACCAATAAAGAGCTACGGAAAGAGTTGTTTAATTTAGGCGTTCAAGTAAGTAAAGGACTCATTTTAGTGCTTATCATAACCGTCTGTTTAAAACATTTTGGTATTAATATTACCGCGATTGTCTCAACGTTAGGAATTGGCGGCTTAGCCTTTGCTTTGGCGGCAAAAGATACCCTATCCAATTTGTTTGGCGGCGTAACGATTCTTTTTGATAATATTTTTAGAATGGGCGATTGGGTAAAAATTGGCGATGCCGAAGGGACGGTGGCAGAAATTGGTTTACGAAGTACCACGATTCGCACCTTTGATAATGCACTCATTACCATTCCCAATGCGTCGGTATCGGTTTCTTGTGTTAAAAATTGGAATCGTCGGGTGGTTGGGCGACGGATAAAAATGTATATTGGCCTAACCTATGAAAGCGATATGAAGGATATACGTCAGGCGTTGGAGGATATTCGTACCATGTTACAACACCATAGCGATATTGCTAATCCCCATTCGACGATTCAAGGAAGAAAACGGCGAAATTTTCGGTTTTCATCGCAGGCGGATACGCAAGGCATTAAAAATATGCAATTAGTCTTTATGGATCGGTATAATGATTTTTCGATTGATATTTTAGTCTACTGTTTTTCAAAAACGGTTAATTGGAGTGAGTGGTTAGCCGTTAAAGAAGATGTTTTATTTAAAATTGCTGATATTCTTCAAAAAAATAATTTAGAATTTGCCTATCCAACCGAAGTTAGAATTAATCGTGATGGGGAAAATTTAAAGGATAAAACTAAAGAAGAATCATTTGAAAGTTGA